A single window of Chloracidobacterium thermophilum B DNA harbors:
- a CDS encoding DUF445 domain-containing protein → MNFLRLLFDCSPLLIATAHGYGAAWLAVRMLFRPLKPVYVFGWKLPFTPGLLPAERERFVDALAGVIAEKLLTADILAAAFHELRLDTDVERLARSRYAERSQPDALLPAVAGRITEMLTTLKNSSEAKWRIAHELRAVVIRRLERDYHPAVRQTATFLVGDALVYRIVDRAINNLADQLSESMAIREVMDEALRRLPEAIFTSERPLQQRIAQDIVRHLSERLDIKGIIKRRFETFSNDIFESLVYETAGRELRGIMVFGTYVGFAVGVLQTGVNLWRTLAGH, encoded by the coding sequence ATGAACTTCCTGCGCTTGCTTTTCGATTGCAGCCCCCTGCTCATCGCTACGGCACACGGTTACGGCGCGGCCTGGCTGGCGGTCAGGATGCTCTTTCGCCCGCTCAAGCCGGTTTATGTCTTTGGCTGGAAACTGCCGTTTACGCCGGGACTGCTTCCGGCCGAACGGGAGCGTTTCGTGGATGCCCTGGCCGGCGTCATTGCGGAAAAGCTTCTGACGGCGGACATCCTGGCGGCTGCCTTCCATGAACTCCGGCTGGACACCGACGTGGAACGGCTCGCCCGCTCGCGCTATGCCGAACGGTCGCAGCCCGACGCCCTGCTTCCGGCCGTCGCCGGGCGCATCACGGAGATGCTGACCACACTCAAAAACTCCTCCGAGGCCAAGTGGCGTATTGCCCACGAACTGCGCGCCGTGGTCATCCGGCGGCTCGAACGCGATTACCACCCGGCCGTCCGCCAGACGGCGACCTTTCTGGTGGGCGATGCCCTGGTGTACCGCATTGTGGACCGCGCTATCAACAACCTGGCTGACCAGCTCTCCGAAAGTATGGCCATCCGGGAAGTCATGGACGAAGCCCTGCGCCGCCTGCCGGAAGCCATCTTCACCAGCGAGCGCCCCCTGCAACAGCGCATTGCCCAGGACATCGTCCGTCACCTCAGCGAACGCCTCGACATCAAGGGCATCATCAAGCGGCGTTTTGAGACCTTCTCGAATGACATCTTTGAGAGTCTCGTCTATGAAACAGCCGGACGGGAACTGCGGGGCATCATGGTGTTTGGAACGTATGTCGGTTTTGCGGTCGGCGTCCTCCAAACCGGCGTCAACCTCTGGCGCACTCTGGCCGGTCATTAG
- a CDS encoding ABC transporter ATP-binding protein, whose translation MRPVVEIEQLSMEYVTGFWRNKRVRSLVDLSLEVYAGEVFGFLGHNGAGKTTTLKILMRIVYPTGGTARILGCPLDDMSMRRRIGYLPESPYFYDYLTGWELLDYFGRLCGLDAAQRARRIPEMLALVGMQHAAHRPLRKYSKGMLQRIGIAQAILHDPEVVFLDEPMTGLDPIGRREVRDIMANLRDQGKTVFFSTHILSDVEALCDRVAILKQGRRVAYGTLAEIQAGRAATLEIVATETTPEAVAALERFAARLRRTAAGLHCELKSADQVGEAVAELHRHGGRLVSIMPIKSALEEFFVRDETLSETF comes from the coding sequence ATGCGACCGGTCGTTGAAATCGAGCAGCTTTCCATGGAGTACGTCACTGGCTTCTGGCGCAACAAGCGCGTCCGGTCACTGGTTGACCTGAGCCTTGAAGTCTATGCCGGCGAAGTCTTCGGGTTTCTCGGCCACAACGGTGCCGGAAAGACGACGACGCTCAAAATCCTCATGCGAATTGTCTATCCGACGGGTGGCACGGCGCGGATTCTCGGCTGCCCGCTGGATGACATGAGCATGCGGCGGCGCATTGGCTACCTGCCGGAGTCGCCGTACTTCTACGACTACCTGACCGGGTGGGAACTGCTTGACTACTTCGGCCGGCTCTGTGGTCTGGATGCGGCGCAGCGGGCCCGGCGCATTCCCGAAATGCTGGCGCTGGTTGGCATGCAGCATGCCGCCCACCGTCCGCTGCGCAAGTATTCCAAGGGCATGCTCCAGCGGATCGGCATTGCCCAGGCTATTCTGCACGACCCGGAAGTGGTCTTTCTGGACGAACCGATGACGGGACTTGATCCCATTGGACGGCGGGAAGTCCGCGACATCATGGCCAACCTGCGGGATCAGGGCAAGACGGTGTTTTTCTCGACGCACATCCTGTCGGATGTCGAGGCGCTCTGCGACCGCGTGGCCATTCTCAAGCAGGGCCGCCGCGTGGCCTATGGGACGCTGGCGGAAATTCAGGCGGGCCGGGCGGCCACGCTTGAAATCGTGGCCACGGAGACGACACCCGAAGCCGTGGCGGCACTGGAGCGTTTTGCGGCCCGCCTTCGCCGGACAGCCGCCGGGTTGCACTGCGAGTTGAAATCAGCCGACCAGGTGGGCGAAGCCGTCGCCGAGCTGCACCGCCATGGCGGACGCCTGGTTTCCATCATGCCGATCAAATCCGCGCTGGAAGAATTTTTCGTCCGGGACGAAACCCTCAGCGAGACCTTCTGA
- a CDS encoding ABC transporter permease gives MKKFVLDLLFPALAVVFAFVLGGGIVLVMGDSPLAVYELFFSSAFGSLDGISYTLFYATPLIFTGLAVAVAFKCGLLNIGAEGQLTVGAFAAAWVGFTLTSLPSPLLLPACILAAMLAGALWAAVPGLLKARFGAHEVINTIMMNFIAAGLVSYLVQYHYREAGDPILQTHEIVPGAWLARMHRLIPAIPERIPLSLGFFIALLACAAVYVFLWKTKWGYELRAVGSSPTAAEYGGISVPRNMVLAMALSGALAGLVATSEVLGYRHRYYDGFSPGYGFTGIAVALLGRNHPVGIVLAAILFGALIRSQLFIGIFTDRVSKDLTIVLQAVIILCVACEYPVRAAFARLTKSEV, from the coding sequence ATGAAAAAGTTTGTTCTCGATCTGTTGTTTCCGGCGCTGGCTGTCGTGTTTGCGTTCGTTCTGGGGGGCGGCATTGTTCTGGTTATGGGCGACAGTCCCCTGGCGGTGTATGAGCTGTTCTTTTCGAGCGCCTTTGGCTCTCTGGATGGCATCAGTTACACGCTCTTTTACGCGACACCGCTCATCTTTACAGGGTTGGCCGTGGCGGTGGCCTTCAAGTGCGGTTTGCTCAACATCGGCGCAGAGGGGCAACTCACGGTCGGGGCCTTTGCGGCCGCCTGGGTGGGCTTCACGCTGACGAGTCTCCCGTCACCGCTGCTGCTGCCGGCCTGCATTCTGGCGGCAATGCTGGCCGGTGCCCTGTGGGCGGCTGTGCCGGGACTGCTCAAAGCGCGCTTTGGCGCGCATGAAGTCATCAACACCATCATGATGAACTTCATCGCCGCTGGTCTGGTCAGTTACCTGGTGCAGTATCACTACCGCGAGGCGGGCGATCCGATTCTCCAGACGCACGAAATTGTGCCGGGGGCCTGGCTGGCGCGCATGCACCGGTTGATTCCGGCCATTCCCGAACGCATCCCGCTGAGCCTGGGCTTTTTCATCGCCCTGCTGGCCTGTGCCGCTGTCTATGTCTTTCTCTGGAAAACGAAATGGGGCTATGAACTGCGTGCCGTCGGAAGCAGTCCGACGGCGGCCGAGTATGGCGGCATCAGTGTGCCACGCAACATGGTGCTGGCCATGGCGCTCAGCGGGGCGCTGGCCGGGCTGGTGGCCACCAGCGAGGTGCTGGGCTACCGGCATCGGTACTACGATGGTTTTTCGCCGGGCTACGGCTTCACCGGCATTGCCGTCGCTTTGCTGGGGCGCAACCATCCGGTGGGCATCGTGCTGGCGGCGATTCTGTTCGGCGCGTTGATTCGCTCCCAGCTTTTCATCGGGATTTTTACCGACCGCGTTTCCAAGGACCTGACGATTGTTTTACAGGCGGTCATCATCCTGTGCGTGGCTTGTGAATATCCGGTGCGCGCGGCCTTTGCCCGGCTCACCAAGTCTGAAGTCTGA
- a CDS encoding DUF2499 domain-containing protein has protein sequence MSLLSPPVWGIHIASVTEWTLAIALVWRLGTVLGRTDIRRLAVAMLPHWGAGMCVLAWHATNDNTSLMWIPRTHELLTLIGSVGLATAALHLREWPRRYPRFVLAATAVATLTVGGFLLARAWLPYGGTRGAMIQSAGLAYLLFVVFLAVNRRWDRAAFNVQTIVGYGLLILFVVVTIALSIVARTVYRAPSLTHVDWLHGIAEGTMTVANLVLVLGLRRSLRSLETAPALATTVPA, from the coding sequence ATGAGTTTGCTGTCACCCCCGGTATGGGGCATTCACATTGCCAGCGTGACCGAGTGGACGCTGGCCATCGCCCTGGTGTGGCGGTTGGGAACAGTGCTGGGCCGGACAGACATCCGGCGGCTGGCCGTGGCGATGCTGCCGCACTGGGGCGCCGGGATGTGCGTCCTGGCCTGGCATGCCACCAATGACAACACCAGCCTGATGTGGATTCCACGTACGCACGAACTGCTGACACTCATCGGAAGTGTTGGGCTGGCGACGGCCGCGCTGCATCTGCGCGAATGGCCGCGGCGCTACCCACGGTTCGTTCTGGCCGCCACGGCCGTGGCGACGCTGACTGTCGGCGGCTTTCTGCTGGCGCGGGCCTGGCTGCCCTATGGCGGGACGCGGGGCGCAATGATTCAGTCGGCCGGATTGGCCTACCTGCTGTTCGTGGTCTTTCTGGCGGTCAACCGGCGGTGGGACCGCGCGGCCTTCAACGTCCAGACGATTGTCGGGTACGGGCTGCTCATCCTGTTTGTCGTCGTCACCATTGCCCTAAGCATTGTGGCACGGACGGTCTATCGCGCGCCGTCATTGACCCATGTGGATTGGCTGCACGGCATTGCCGAGGGCACGATGACGGTGGCCAATTTGGTGCTGGTGCTTGGGTTGCGGCGGTCATTGCGGTCGCTGGAAACTGCGCCAGCGCTGGCGACGACTGTCCCAGCCTGA